The following coding sequences lie in one Mucilaginibacter sp. KACC 22773 genomic window:
- a CDS encoding SusC/RagA family TonB-linked outer membrane protein, with the protein MEYNLHKTVNLLRVFKIALSQILIALIFVGSSFAGAAKIEKTNFTKTNEGKINENAPIKVTGTVTDQSTGETLVGVSILIKGSNVGAVTDVKGKFTITAPENAVLVVSYIGYTTLEVPVGGKPVLNIKLQSSSKGLNEVVVVGYGVQKRVTVTGSVTTVKGDELVKSPAVNLSNSIAGRMPGVVATNASGEPGYDGSTILIRGRNTLGNNAPLLVIDGVPAPAGQTSIDRINPADVESISVLKDASAAIYGARAANGVILITTKHGKIGKPDLSYTYNKGWARPTTVPKMANSTEYATMVNEIDLYGLPSQYWAPASAAFKTAGKFTRPDNGATTTATFQPADFQKFADGSDPWGHPNTDWFKATIKDWSPQTRQTVQLSGGSENIKYLTSIGYQNQDGYYKNSATGYKQYDFRLNVDAKVNKYINTWVGVSGRQENRFFPDGGGANDIFRMLMRGYPYRPAYWPNGLPGPDIENGQQPVLITTNKTGYAKDTRYYVQTNGKIEILVPGVEGLKITGNVALDKYIQQTKNWQTPWYVYSWDNVTKDASGTPVLTKVARGPAQANLSQGSDDQLSSLLEGIISYNHSFGSHNVVLLAGVTKEKSNDSQFAANRKYYNSIAIDQLSWGGNSEIGNSGSAWQKARLNYFGRVNYNYKEKYLAEFLWRVDGSYMFPENHRFGFFPGISAGWRISEEDFFKNNIKFFQNLKLRGSWGQMGNDNVVKPGTNILAEYSYLSLYNVGSYIVNGAPVQTLSENVAPNPNFTWEVANNTNVALEGTVLNGKLDFTLEAFLNKRTQILWAPTASVPATAIPRWLLPPVNYGKVTNKGWEFQLNYHDRVGEVSYNVGVNGGYNKNRIDQWDEAPGAPAWQRSTGHPIGAQLYYVYDGIFSTQAQVDANTVDYSAVGASTLRPGDMRYKDLHGKKDANGKDIGPDGKITGDDRIWSDKSTTPTFQGGFNFGVQYKNFDLTVLFQGAAGSQLFLQTESGTIGNFLQYSYDHRWTVDNPSTKDPRTVDRNNQYFSSGNTYWLLNMNYIRLKNAELGYTLPVALTSKVGISNLRIYVNGLNLLTFSKQKIFDPEATSSSGQYYIQGKVMNMGVSVKF; encoded by the coding sequence ATGGAATACAATTTACATAAGACTGTAAACTTGTTAAGGGTCTTTAAAATTGCGCTAAGTCAAATATTAATAGCATTAATATTTGTTGGTTCGTCATTCGCCGGCGCCGCAAAAATCGAAAAAACAAATTTTACAAAAACAAACGAGGGGAAGATCAACGAAAACGCCCCGATAAAAGTTACAGGAACAGTAACTGATCAGTCTACCGGCGAAACACTGGTTGGCGTATCAATATTGATTAAAGGTTCAAATGTTGGCGCGGTTACTGATGTAAAAGGAAAATTTACTATTACAGCTCCTGAAAATGCAGTGTTGGTTGTATCATACATCGGCTATACCACATTAGAGGTGCCTGTAGGTGGCAAACCTGTACTAAATATCAAGCTACAGTCATCATCAAAAGGATTAAACGAGGTTGTTGTGGTTGGTTACGGTGTGCAAAAGAGAGTAACCGTTACCGGATCAGTTACAACCGTTAAGGGCGACGAATTGGTAAAATCGCCTGCTGTTAACCTTTCTAACTCTATAGCCGGACGCATGCCAGGCGTTGTTGCCACGAATGCAAGCGGCGAACCTGGTTACGATGGTTCAACCATCCTAATCCGTGGTAGAAACACCCTGGGCAATAACGCTCCGTTACTTGTTATAGACGGGGTTCCTGCGCCTGCCGGGCAAACCAGTATAGACCGTATAAACCCTGCCGATGTTGAAAGCATCTCGGTGTTAAAAGATGCATCTGCAGCTATTTACGGTGCAAGGGCGGCTAACGGTGTTATTTTGATTACTACCAAACACGGTAAAATTGGTAAACCAGACCTTTCTTATACTTATAACAAAGGATGGGCCCGGCCAACTACTGTACCTAAAATGGCCAATTCAACAGAATATGCCACCATGGTAAATGAAATAGACCTGTATGGTTTGCCTTCACAATACTGGGCTCCTGCCTCTGCTGCATTCAAAACAGCGGGGAAATTTACCAGGCCGGATAATGGGGCTACAACAACGGCTACCTTTCAGCCAGCCGATTTCCAAAAATTTGCTGATGGATCTGATCCATGGGGACACCCTAACACAGATTGGTTTAAAGCAACAATAAAAGACTGGTCGCCTCAAACACGCCAAACTGTTCAGTTATCAGGCGGTTCTGAAAACATTAAGTACCTTACCTCAATAGGGTACCAAAATCAGGATGGATACTATAAAAACTCGGCTACAGGGTATAAGCAATATGATTTCCGTTTAAATGTTGATGCCAAAGTTAATAAGTACATCAACACCTGGGTTGGCGTATCAGGCCGCCAGGAAAACCGCTTTTTCCCGGATGGAGGAGGTGCCAATGATATATTCAGGATGTTGATGCGTGGTTACCCCTACAGGCCGGCTTATTGGCCAAATGGCTTACCTGGCCCCGATATTGAAAACGGCCAGCAGCCGGTACTTATCACTACCAATAAAACAGGTTATGCTAAGGATACCAGGTATTATGTACAAACTAACGGCAAAATAGAGATATTAGTTCCGGGCGTAGAAGGGTTAAAAATCACGGGAAATGTTGCTTTGGATAAATATATACAACAAACCAAAAACTGGCAAACGCCATGGTATGTGTACAGCTGGGATAATGTTACCAAAGATGCAAGCGGCACCCCTGTACTTACCAAAGTAGCCCGCGGGCCAGCCCAGGCGAATTTAAGCCAGGGATCTGACGACCAATTGAGCAGTTTGCTTGAGGGTATCATAAGCTATAACCACAGCTTCGGCAGCCATAACGTTGTATTGCTTGCCGGCGTAACCAAAGAAAAATCAAACGACAGCCAGTTCGCCGCCAACCGTAAATATTACAACTCTATTGCTATCGATCAATTAAGTTGGGGTGGCAACTCAGAGATAGGAAACTCCGGCAGCGCCTGGCAAAAAGCGCGATTAAATTATTTTGGCCGGGTTAATTACAACTATAAAGAAAAATACCTGGCTGAGTTTTTATGGCGGGTAGATGGTTCTTATATGTTTCCCGAGAATCACCGTTTTGGCTTTTTCCCTGGTATATCTGCCGGTTGGAGAATTTCGGAAGAGGATTTTTTTAAAAATAACATAAAATTCTTTCAAAATTTAAAATTGCGCGGGTCATGGGGACAGATGGGTAACGACAACGTTGTTAAACCTGGTACCAACATATTAGCAGAATACTCTTATCTGTCATTATACAACGTTGGCTCGTACATTGTAAACGGGGCACCGGTGCAAACATTGTCAGAGAACGTGGCGCCAAACCCCAATTTCACATGGGAAGTAGCCAATAACACTAACGTTGCGTTAGAAGGAACTGTATTAAACGGAAAATTAGATTTTACGTTGGAAGCATTTTTAAACAAACGTACGCAGATATTATGGGCGCCTACAGCTTCGGTACCTGCAACAGCGATACCAAGATGGTTGCTACCTCCTGTAAATTATGGAAAAGTAACTAATAAGGGATGGGAATTTCAATTGAATTACCATGACAGGGTTGGTGAGGTAAGCTATAATGTAGGTGTTAACGGCGGATATAACAAAAACAGGATCGATCAATGGGACGAGGCTCCCGGAGCACCCGCCTGGCAAAGATCTACCGGGCACCCTATCGGAGCTCAGCTTTATTATGTATATGACGGCATATTCTCTACCCAGGCGCAAGTTGATGCCAATACTGTTGATTACAGCGCCGTTGGTGCCAGTACGCTTCGCCCGGGCGATATGAGATATAAAGATTTGCATGGTAAAAAAGATGCCAATGGTAAGGATATTGGGCCAGATGGTAAAATTACCGGTGATGACCGTATTTGGAGCGATAAAAGCACCACGCCTACTTTCCAGGGTGGTTTTAATTTTGGGGTACAATATAAAAATTTCGACCTGACTGTTTTATTCCAGGGTGCAGCGGGTTCTCAGCTCTTCCTGCAAACAGAGTCTGGAACTATTGGTAACTTCCTGCAATATAGCTATGATCATCGTTGGACAGTTGACAACCCAAGTACAAAAGACCCGCGTACGGTTGATAGAAATAACCAGTATTTTTCAAGCGGAAACACTTATTGGTTACTAAACATGAATTATATCAGGCTAAAAAATGCCGAATTGGGTTACACGCTTCCGGTGGCGCTAACTTCAAAAGTTGGTATAAGCAATTTGCGCATATATGTAAATGGTCTTAACCTGCTTACATTCTCTAAACAGAAAATATTTGACCCTGAAGCGACCAGTTCGTCGGGTCAGTATTATATACAGGGAAAAGTTATGAATATGGGTGTAAGCGTAAAATTTTAA
- a CDS encoding hybrid sensor histidine kinase/response regulator transcription factor encodes MRKLLLTLVGVSAFSLCFSQNLFTKKITKYSLKDGLSFGIINGITQDNKGFIWFATSDGLNRFDGTNFKVFKLDPNNPYSLPSNYVQSIFKDTQGDIWISSRRGIYKFDTNKERFIKFAPPGVPPTYLNNVNSIFENNKSQLWFSCGASGFSSYNIKTHQFKNYTKKEQPGLLGDLSVTNVVEDAYGLLWVGTRDGGLNVFNTSNGVVSKNLNSQFALKLIPQGLITSIYEDHNHNIWIATSKGLVLYNRKENNFRVFLGSTYKLRSNYFFSLLEDEHKNLLVGLLDGGLYTINLDKAAKSSYKDITIDPVRSEDNYSITARTIETLFQDRDKNIWVGTYGDGIYLLSNVPEKFQKFQSELKDNYGSSFLRYYGMCMDDEGYLWMGTDGDGIYKKKLSGEVVKYYRADGQKGSLTSNNILCAYKDHSNTLWFGSYSHGLFRYNKTTDSFTNFFHKASDPTSICLNDVRSIIDDSKNNLWVGTNGGGLSLLPAGSDKFINYNPQNSGIGSDYIRALAEDGNGNLFIGTSASGLKYYIKDQNKFVNYFSEAEAEKFLPSHFIYALYLDENKNLYIGTEGDGLVVYDTQNKKFKRYTEKDGLADNTVNAIQKDEAGGIWISTNRGLSRIDLQTGKIINYDSSEGLQAGQFNPGSSMYSSTKKFMVFGGTEGYNVFYPAEVKQNSFKPKVLITGLQLFGKEVEVGQKDSILNAGINESTQITLKPDQPVFSIQYVALNYAYAEKSEFAYKLVGLEQNWNYVKNQKSVTYRYLPAGDYIFKVKAANQDGIWFENYATFKIKILPPWYQTWWAYMSSLLIIATLIYYYLRYRSNAARLKYEVKIAQISAEKEKELNERKLSFFTNISHEFRTPLTLIINPVKELLFNPGARETETNNLSIVFRNARRLLSLVDQLLLFRKAESESDSLKIVRLNIVNLCKEVFLCFSHQAKSKNILFDFVSETDTIEVFADREKIEIVLFNLISNSLKFTPDNGMVNCYISQTETLVNIEIKDTGRGIAEDIGEKLFDKFYQVQDETPLSGGFGIGLYLVKKFIESHKGNISYTSLNGAGTIFKVCLLKGKEHLSPNFIFEDVIETSVFLDELIESYEEVPGLNKDSGAAKSKKSDPFDFESKSMLIVDDNAQMRQYLKQIFSAKFEIFEAADGAEGLDKVYQFLPDIVISDVMMQGISGIELCSRIKEDPILSHIPVLLLTASSSPEIKLKGIEGGADDYISKPFERELLLARVEGILKSKNSLQKYFYNEITLKSNDLKVPPDYKEFLAACIKVVEDNLSDSDFCIKTLADEVGMSHSNLYKRIRAISGQSANGFIRFIRLRKAAEMFLNTDCTVSEAAYKVGINDPKYFREQFSKLFGLNPSEYIKKFRVPFHANITRNIVKVKINKN; translated from the coding sequence ATGAGAAAATTATTACTTACCCTGGTAGGCGTATCTGCCTTTTCCCTTTGTTTTTCTCAAAATTTATTTACCAAAAAAATAACGAAATACTCATTGAAAGATGGTCTTTCTTTTGGTATAATCAATGGCATAACCCAGGATAACAAAGGATTTATCTGGTTTGCTACCAGCGATGGCTTAAACCGGTTTGATGGTACAAATTTCAAGGTATTTAAGCTGGATCCCAATAATCCATATAGCCTGCCAAGTAATTATGTTCAAAGCATATTTAAAGATACGCAGGGGGATATTTGGATATCATCCAGAAGAGGGATTTATAAATTTGATACCAACAAGGAACGGTTTATAAAATTTGCCCCCCCGGGGGTTCCTCCAACCTATTTAAACAATGTAAACAGTATTTTTGAAAATAATAAAAGCCAATTGTGGTTTTCGTGTGGCGCATCAGGGTTCTCTTCCTACAATATAAAAACTCATCAGTTTAAAAATTATACTAAAAAGGAACAACCTGGTTTATTAGGCGATTTATCAGTTACTAATGTTGTTGAAGATGCGTACGGGCTATTATGGGTAGGAACAAGGGACGGCGGCCTTAATGTTTTTAATACGAGTAATGGAGTGGTTTCAAAAAACTTGAATAGCCAGTTCGCACTTAAACTTATTCCCCAGGGCCTCATTACTTCTATTTATGAAGATCATAATCATAACATTTGGATAGCAACCAGTAAAGGGCTGGTGCTTTATAACAGAAAAGAAAACAACTTTCGCGTTTTTTTAGGCTCAACTTATAAATTGCGAAGCAACTATTTTTTTTCGCTTTTGGAGGATGAACATAAAAATTTGCTTGTTGGCCTGCTGGATGGAGGATTATATACTATAAATCTCGACAAAGCGGCAAAGTCATCCTATAAAGATATAACCATTGATCCGGTGCGATCAGAAGATAATTATAGCATTACCGCCCGTACCATCGAAACCTTATTCCAGGATCGGGATAAAAATATTTGGGTTGGCACTTATGGCGATGGAATTTATTTATTGAGCAACGTTCCGGAAAAATTTCAAAAATTCCAGAGTGAGCTGAAAGATAATTACGGCAGTAGCTTTTTAAGATATTATGGAATGTGTATGGACGACGAGGGGTACCTATGGATGGGTACCGACGGAGATGGGATATACAAGAAAAAACTGAGTGGCGAGGTTGTAAAATATTACAGGGCCGACGGACAAAAAGGCTCCTTAACCAGTAATAATATACTCTGCGCATATAAAGATCATTCCAACACATTGTGGTTTGGCTCGTACTCGCATGGATTATTCAGGTACAATAAAACAACTGATTCTTTTACTAATTTTTTTCATAAAGCAAGTGATCCCACAAGTATCTGTTTAAACGACGTAAGGTCCATCATTGATGATTCAAAAAATAATTTATGGGTTGGCACCAATGGAGGAGGCTTGAGTTTATTGCCCGCAGGCAGCGATAAATTCATTAATTACAACCCACAAAATAGCGGCATTGGATCAGATTATATCCGGGCACTTGCAGAGGATGGCAATGGCAACCTTTTTATAGGTACATCGGCATCCGGCCTTAAATATTATATAAAAGATCAGAATAAGTTTGTTAATTATTTTAGTGAAGCCGAAGCAGAAAAGTTTTTGCCCAGCCACTTTATATATGCTTTGTATTTAGATGAAAACAAAAACCTTTATATAGGTACCGAAGGAGATGGCCTTGTTGTGTATGATACACAAAACAAAAAATTTAAAAGATATACTGAAAAAGATGGATTGGCTGATAATACAGTAAACGCGATACAAAAAGATGAGGCCGGCGGCATTTGGATAAGTACTAACAGAGGATTATCGCGGATTGACCTGCAAACAGGCAAGATTATTAATTACGATAGTTCTGAAGGGCTGCAAGCCGGACAGTTTAACCCAGGTTCGTCAATGTACAGCAGTACTAAAAAGTTTATGGTATTTGGCGGTACCGAGGGTTACAATGTATTTTATCCGGCAGAGGTTAAGCAAAACTCATTTAAACCCAAAGTTTTGATTACAGGGCTCCAGCTGTTTGGCAAAGAGGTTGAAGTGGGTCAGAAGGACAGTATATTAAATGCCGGGATTAATGAATCAACCCAAATCACCTTAAAGCCCGACCAACCGGTTTTTTCGATACAATATGTGGCATTAAACTATGCTTATGCCGAAAAAAGCGAATTTGCCTATAAATTGGTGGGATTAGAGCAAAACTGGAATTATGTAAAAAATCAAAAATCGGTTACCTACCGCTATTTGCCGGCCGGCGATTATATATTTAAAGTTAAAGCGGCAAACCAGGATGGTATCTGGTTTGAAAATTATGCAACATTTAAAATAAAAATTCTGCCCCCATGGTATCAAACCTGGTGGGCATATATGAGCTCTTTGCTAATAATAGCAACATTGATTTATTACTATTTACGCTATCGCAGCAACGCGGCCCGGTTAAAGTATGAAGTAAAAATAGCACAGATATCTGCCGAAAAAGAAAAAGAGCTTAACGAGCGAAAACTGTCGTTTTTTACCAATATTTCCCATGAGTTTCGGACACCGCTTACCCTAATTATCAACCCGGTTAAAGAATTATTATTTAACCCGGGAGCAAGAGAGACTGAAACAAACAACCTGAGTATCGTTTTTCGTAACGCACGCCGGCTTTTAAGTTTGGTTGATCAGTTATTACTATTCAGAAAAGCGGAGAGCGAATCTGACAGCCTTAAAATCGTAAGGTTAAATATTGTAAACTTATGTAAAGAAGTTTTTTTATGCTTCAGCCACCAGGCCAAAAGTAAAAACATATTGTTTGACTTTGTTTCCGAGACAGACACGATAGAAGTATTTGCCGACAGGGAAAAAATCGAGATCGTTTTGTTTAATTTGATATCAAATTCATTAAAATTTACGCCGGATAATGGGATGGTAAATTGCTATATATCCCAAACAGAAACATTGGTGAATATAGAAATTAAAGATACAGGACGCGGAATTGCCGAGGATATAGGGGAAAAGTTATTTGATAAATTTTACCAGGTGCAGGATGAGACGCCACTTAGTGGTGGATTTGGCATTGGCCTTTACCTTGTAAAAAAGTTTATCGAAAGCCACAAAGGGAACATCAGTTATACCAGTTTAAATGGAGCGGGCACCATATTTAAGGTTTGCTTGTTAAAAGGAAAAGAGCATTTAAGCCCGAACTTTATTTTTGAAGATGTTATAGAAACCTCCGTTTTTTTAGACGAGCTTATTGAGAGTTATGAGGAAGTTCCGGGGCTGAATAAAGATTCAGGTGCGGCCAAAAGTAAAAAAAGTGATCCATTTGATTTCGAATCAAAATCTATGCTTATTGTAGATGACAATGCACAGATGAGACAATACCTGAAACAAATTTTCTCGGCAAAGTTCGAAATTTTTGAAGCGGCTGATGGTGCCGAAGGTTTAGATAAGGTATACCAGTTTTTGCCGGATATAGTTATCAGCGATGTTATGATGCAAGGAATAAGCGGTATAGAGTTATGCAGCAGGATTAAGGAGGACCCAATACTAAGCCATATCCCGGTCTTATTATTAACCGCCAGCTCATCTCCCGAAATAAAACTTAAAGGCATAGAAGGCGGCGCCGACGATTATATAAGCAAGCCATTTGAGCGGGAATTACTTTTAGCCCGCGTTGAAGGTATCCTGAAAAGTAAAAACAGCCTTCAAAAATATTTTTATAATGAAATTACCTTAAAATCAAATGACCTTAAAGTTCCGCCGGATTATAAGGAGTTTTTGGCGGCCTGTATCAAAGTGGTTGAAGATAACTTAAGCGATAGTGATTTTTGCATCAAAACCCTGGCCGATGAGGTAGGAATGAGCCATTCTAACCTCTATAAAAGGATCAGGGCCATTTCCGGGCAATCTGCTAATGGGTTTATACGGTTTATTCGTTTAAGAAAAGCTGCCGAAATGTTCCTTAACACCGATTGTACCGTTTCTGAGGCTGCTTATAAGGTGGGCATAAACGACCCTAAATATTTCAGAGAGCAGTTTAGCAAACTATTCGGACTTAACCCTTCTGAATACATAAAAAAATTTCGCGTTCCATTTCATGCCAATATCACCAGGAATATTGTAAAGGTTAAAATCAACAAAAATTAA
- a CDS encoding GH92 family glycosyl hydrolase has translation MSKTKRAVFAALPGKKYFTVLLTAALAISVTLLKAQSPAGYVNPFIGASTSTADAGTYHGLGKTFPGATTPYGMVQVSPNTITGGDNGPGYSYEQISIEGFAMTQMSGIGWYGDLGNFLVMPTAGKMYTIAGKPDGSMKGYRSLYDKKSEKASAGYYSALLTDHNIKAEMTAAPHSGMLRFTFPQGSDSRIQIDLARRVGGTSTLQYVKVVNDHTIEGWMKCTPDGGGWGNGDGHADYTVYFYAQFSKPLKDFGVWSANIPDDWSRKLDDVTGKRYLDRVAEAEVLKGATEKQGKHLGFYTQFATSANEQVLLKTGISFISIARAKNNLNTEIKDWNFDAVHQNAVALWNKALSKVSVQGGTPEQKTVFYTALYHTMIDPRIISDVDGKYPGGDGKAHHAVNFNKRTIFSGWDVFRSQMPLQTIINPGLVNDEINSLVTLAQEKKMDYLERWEIMNAYSGCMIGNPAVSVIADAYAKGIRNYNVPEAYRLAVGSVEKFGNGDKGFTGGDLSLSLTLEYAYTDWCAGQLAKWLGKTADATKYAQRGQAYKNVFDTEKGWYRPKDDNGNWKAWPDSARTKQWYGTIESNPYQQGWFVPQDVKGMAQMMGGNAKTIADLNNFFEKAPDNMMWNDYYNHANEPVHHVPFLYNRLGAPWLTQKWTREICRRAYHNSVEGLVGNEDVGQMSAWYVLAASGIHPVCPGDTRQEITSPVFNKVVLRLDRKYAKGQTFTITALKNSVANVYIQSAKLNGRAYNKCYLDFKDIAAGGTLELTMGSKPNKNWGI, from the coding sequence ATGAGCAAAACTAAACGGGCCGTGTTTGCGGCTTTGCCGGGTAAAAAATATTTCACTGTATTGCTAACTGCAGCACTTGCCATTAGTGTAACGTTATTAAAAGCCCAAAGCCCCGCCGGTTACGTTAATCCCTTTATAGGTGCCAGTACAAGTACTGCCGATGCAGGTACATATCATGGCCTGGGCAAAACTTTTCCGGGGGCCACTACACCGTATGGCATGGTGCAGGTAAGCCCTAATACCATTACAGGCGGCGATAACGGCCCTGGTTACAGTTATGAGCAAATCAGTATTGAAGGCTTTGCCATGACACAAATGAGCGGTATAGGCTGGTACGGCGACCTGGGCAATTTCCTGGTGATGCCTACCGCAGGCAAAATGTACACCATAGCCGGTAAACCGGATGGCTCCATGAAAGGCTATCGCTCGCTATACGATAAAAAAAGTGAGAAAGCATCGGCCGGATATTACAGTGCTTTGTTGACCGATCATAACATTAAGGCCGAAATGACAGCTGCCCCGCACAGCGGCATGCTGCGTTTTACCTTTCCGCAAGGCAGCGATTCGCGGATCCAAATTGATTTGGCCCGCAGGGTAGGGGGTACTTCAACGCTGCAATACGTAAAAGTTGTTAATGACCATACTATTGAAGGCTGGATGAAATGCACGCCCGACGGCGGCGGCTGGGGAAATGGCGATGGACATGCCGATTACACCGTTTATTTTTATGCCCAATTTAGCAAGCCACTAAAGGATTTTGGTGTTTGGAGTGCCAATATCCCCGATGACTGGAGCCGTAAGCTGGACGATGTAACCGGAAAAAGATATTTAGATAGGGTTGCCGAAGCCGAAGTATTAAAAGGCGCAACAGAAAAACAAGGCAAACACCTGGGTTTTTACACGCAATTTGCAACCAGCGCCAATGAGCAGGTATTACTTAAAACAGGTATCTCTTTTATCAGTATTGCCAGAGCGAAGAACAATTTAAATACCGAAATAAAAGACTGGAATTTTGATGCCGTACACCAAAACGCTGTTGCACTTTGGAACAAGGCTTTATCAAAAGTAAGCGTGCAGGGCGGCACACCTGAGCAAAAAACTGTTTTTTACACAGCCTTGTATCATACCATGATAGATCCCCGGATTATAAGCGATGTGGATGGCAAGTATCCGGGTGGCGATGGTAAAGCGCATCACGCGGTTAATTTTAACAAGCGGACTATTTTTAGCGGATGGGATGTGTTCCGCAGCCAGATGCCCCTGCAAACCATCATCAACCCGGGCCTGGTAAACGATGAGATCAATTCGCTGGTAACATTAGCGCAGGAAAAGAAAATGGATTACCTGGAACGCTGGGAGATCATGAACGCTTATAGCGGTTGTATGATTGGTAACCCGGCAGTATCGGTAATTGCCGACGCTTACGCCAAAGGCATCCGTAACTATAACGTGCCCGAGGCTTATCGCCTTGCGGTGGGCTCTGTTGAAAAATTTGGCAATGGCGATAAAGGTTTTACGGGCGGCGATTTGAGCTTATCCTTAACTTTAGAATACGCCTATACCGACTGGTGTGCAGGCCAACTGGCTAAATGGCTGGGGAAAACTGCCGACGCCACAAAATATGCCCAACGAGGGCAGGCCTACAAAAACGTGTTCGATACCGAAAAAGGCTGGTACAGGCCCAAAGATGATAACGGCAACTGGAAAGCCTGGCCCGATTCGGCACGCACCAAACAATGGTACGGTACTATTGAAAGTAACCCCTATCAGCAAGGCTGGTTTGTACCGCAGGACGTAAAGGGCATGGCCCAAATGATGGGTGGCAACGCCAAAACCATTGCCGACCTGAACAACTTTTTTGAAAAGGCCCCCGATAACATGATGTGGAACGATTATTACAACCACGCTAATGAGCCGGTACACCACGTGCCGTTTTTGTATAATCGGCTGGGCGCACCCTGGCTTACCCAGAAATGGACACGGGAGATTTGCCGCCGTGCCTACCACAATTCGGTTGAAGGCCTGGTTGGGAACGAAGATGTGGGCCAGATGTCAGCCTGGTATGTGCTGGCTGCCAGTGGCATTCACCCGGTTTGCCCCGGCGATACCCGGCAGGAAATTACCAGCCCCGTATTTAATAAAGTAGTTTTAAGGCTCGACCGTAAGTATGCCAAAGGGCAAACGTTTACAATAACTGCGCTCAAAAATTCGGTGGCAAACGTTTATATCCAAAGTGCCAAATTAAACGGCAGGGCTTACAACAAGTGTTACCTCGACTTTAAAGATATAGCCGCGGGCGGCACACTCGAGCTTACCATGGGCAGCAAGCCAAATAAAAACTGGGGAATTTAA